Proteins encoded by one window of Planktothrix tepida PCC 9214:
- the cobU gene encoding bifunctional adenosylcobinamide kinase/adenosylcobinamide-phosphate guanylyltransferase: MLNSGSTSSNLIVVTGPSRSGKSEWAETLAIQSQKQVIYIATSQHDPTDEEWKMRIQKHQKRRPKNWKLLEIPIELTATLQKISCQNNCILVDSLGTWLANLLDQDETTWENTQKQLLQTLHEIPGNVILVAEETGWGIVPAYPVGRTFRDRLGALVRHLGAIANRVYLVTGGYVLNLTELGSPLNSESSKT, from the coding sequence ATGCTGAATTCTGGATCGACCTCCTCTAACTTAATTGTTGTAACTGGCCCATCCCGTTCAGGAAAAAGTGAATGGGCGGAAACCTTAGCAATACAGTCTCAAAAACAAGTCATTTATATTGCAACTTCTCAGCATGATCCAACAGATGAGGAATGGAAAATGCGGATTCAAAAACATCAAAAACGTCGTCCGAAAAACTGGAAACTATTAGAAATTCCAATCGAATTAACCGCAACATTACAAAAAATATCCTGTCAAAATAATTGTATTCTTGTAGATTCATTGGGAACGTGGTTAGCCAATCTTCTTGATCAAGATGAAACAACCTGGGAAAATACTCAAAAACAATTATTACAAACCTTGCATGAAATCCCAGGAAATGTCATTTTAGTAGCAGAAGAAACGGGATGGGGAATTGTTCCCGCTTATCCCGTTGGTCGAACCTTTCGCGATCGCTTAGGGGCGTTAGTTCGTCATTTAGGGGCGATCGCCAACCGTGTTTATCTGGTGACAGGCGGTTATGTTTTGAACCTGACCGAATTGGGTTCGCCTTTAAACTCAGAATCGTCAAAAACCTGA
- a CDS encoding transaldolase family protein, protein MALYLDSAIISEAQIVKEWGWVKGITTNPTLLAKSELSPEETLTQLKNLISGEIYYQLTASDFQEMVREGIRAFELLGEQTVLKIPATTIGFQVVANLSPEIPCSVTAIYSAAQAAVAMEAGAKYAIAYVNRATRLLGDGIALVKDMANILDGSPTKILAASIKSPEEASATLQAGAYHLTLPLEILTAMTTHELSEKTVIEFNQNGVGIDSGS, encoded by the coding sequence ATGGCTTTATATTTAGATTCTGCAATCATTTCGGAAGCACAAATTGTGAAAGAGTGGGGATGGGTGAAGGGAATTACCACAAACCCGACTTTATTAGCAAAGAGTGAATTATCTCCAGAAGAAACCTTAACTCAGTTAAAAAATTTAATTTCGGGAGAAATTTATTATCAATTAACCGCTTCGGATTTTCAAGAAATGGTTAGAGAAGGAATAAGAGCCTTTGAATTATTAGGAGAACAAACGGTTTTGAAGATTCCTGCCACAACCATTGGGTTTCAAGTTGTTGCTAATTTATCTCCAGAAATTCCTTGTTCTGTTACTGCGATTTATAGTGCTGCTCAAGCCGCCGTTGCAATGGAAGCAGGGGCAAAATATGCGATCGCTTATGTTAATCGTGCAACGCGATTATTAGGAGATGGAATTGCATTAGTTAAAGACATGGCGAATATATTAGATGGAAGTCCGACCAAAATATTAGCAGCCAGTATTAAATCTCCTGAAGAAGCCTCTGCAACTTTGCAAGCTGGGGCTTATCATTTAACATTACCTTTGGAAATTTTAACCGCCATGACGACCCATGAATTATCAGAAAAAACAGTGATAGAATTTAATCAGAATGGTGTAGGAATTGACTCAGGAAGTTAG
- a CDS encoding tetratricopeptide repeat protein produces the protein MKKNLFRAKLVQTMIVGIILLFPTFARSQNELPTAEELRGKPNEAEQQRLDKKQSRQAALRQGIQLYKTGNYAASETIFRQLVEAQPEEAKYHFYFGNALFYQRKIEEATQAYQEAIRLNPKYALAYNALGFLQATQGQWDEAIIQYQKALEINADYAEALKNLGEAFWKKGNIAEAKNAWNKALTLYTQQGNNKAAQQIQEVLNRTAQ, from the coding sequence ATGAAAAAAAATCTGTTTCGTGCAAAACTGGTGCAAACGATGATTGTGGGAATTATTCTTTTATTCCCAACCTTTGCCCGATCTCAAAATGAATTACCGACTGCTGAGGAGCTTCGAGGTAAACCCAATGAAGCAGAACAGCAACGTTTAGATAAAAAGCAAAGCCGACAAGCTGCACTTCGCCAAGGAATTCAACTTTATAAAACTGGAAATTATGCAGCTTCTGAAACTATTTTTCGTCAATTAGTAGAAGCTCAACCTGAAGAAGCCAAATATCATTTTTATTTCGGAAATGCTTTGTTTTATCAACGCAAAATTGAGGAAGCCACTCAAGCTTATCAAGAAGCGATTCGCCTTAATCCTAAATATGCTTTAGCTTATAATGCTTTAGGCTTTTTACAAGCCACTCAAGGTCAATGGGATGAAGCGATCATACAGTATCAAAAAGCCTTAGAAATTAATGCTGACTATGCAGAAGCCTTAAAAAATTTAGGGGAAGCGTTCTGGAAAAAAGGGAACATCGCCGAAGCTAAAAATGCTTGGAATAAAGCCTTAACTTTATATACACAACAGGGAAATAATAAAGCCGCACAACAAATTCAAGAAGTCTTAAATCGGACGGCTCAATAA
- a CDS encoding serine/threonine-protein kinase, with amino-acid sequence MQGTTLGGRYRIVQSLGGGGFAHTYIAEDLQLPDGHQCVVKQLKPQVTNPATLQIARRLFETEAQVLYRLGHHEQIPRLFAFFEEDQEFYLVQEFIEGHDLSQELTPNFPLIQTQPPHAPSIHSSTTQVLPNLPKGRFNEAETIILLQDILTILDFVHQQNVIHRDISPKNIIRRKIDNQLVLIDFGAVKQITTQMLNSPDQSLVSVGIGTPGYMPSEQARGNPKPSSDIYAVGMIGIQALTGIAPHQLPTHPDTEEIIWQNQVTVTPEFAEVLNKMVRYDFRERYTSATEALNAIKSLNQAPVATIPAFQFWLKPLKIQPSKPKFYAIILAILGVMGFATVTGIYLWYSLKSYNATDLYNQGNTLYQLNRYPEALKRYDQALNLKPDYREAWKEKGKILYQLEQYPQAQEAYDKAIQVDPNYPEAWIGRGKVLNALQNYSDALTSFEQALKQNPDAIEAWLGKGDVLLNFKRYEEAIQSYQEVIDRVPSSFEAFYKTGRAYHYLEDYEQAVKAYNQAVKIKLNDPNAWYHLGNVLMQLKRYGDATESYDKAIRFNPNFYQAWYSRGNGLGKEGKEKEAVESFRQAVKIQPTYYQAWYSLGWSLHQLKRYEEALMAYDKALEIQKKDYLVWYNRGNALYNLGRYQDAIASYDEAIYQQMNHAESWYSRGNAFVNLKQYPEAISSYDKALQYHPDYKAAIQAKEQAEKQIQDVNINLNSTFE; translated from the coding sequence ATGCAGGGAACCACACTGGGCGGACGGTATCGGATTGTGCAATCATTAGGGGGTGGAGGATTTGCCCATACCTATATTGCTGAAGATCTGCAACTGCCAGATGGTCATCAATGTGTGGTCAAACAACTCAAACCCCAAGTAACGAACCCAGCAACTCTACAAATTGCCCGACGTTTATTTGAAACCGAAGCTCAAGTTTTATATCGTTTAGGACATCACGAACAGATTCCCCGATTATTTGCTTTTTTTGAAGAAGATCAAGAATTTTATCTCGTTCAAGAATTTATTGAAGGGCATGATTTAAGTCAAGAATTAACCCCAAATTTTCCACTGATTCAAACTCAACCGCCTCACGCTCCTTCAATTCATTCTAGTACAACTCAAGTTTTACCCAATCTTCCCAAAGGACGATTCAACGAAGCCGAAACTATTATTCTATTGCAAGATATTTTAACAATATTAGATTTTGTTCATCAACAAAATGTTATTCATAGAGATATTAGTCCTAAAAATATCATCCGCCGTAAAATTGATAATCAATTAGTATTAATTGATTTTGGGGCTGTTAAACAAATTACAACCCAAATGTTAAACTCTCCTGATCAAAGTTTGGTGAGTGTTGGCATTGGTACCCCCGGTTATATGCCGAGTGAACAAGCGAGGGGAAATCCTAAACCCAGTAGTGATATTTATGCAGTAGGAATGATTGGCATTCAAGCCTTAACTGGAATTGCCCCCCATCAATTACCAACTCATCCTGATACAGAAGAAATTATTTGGCAAAATCAAGTCACCGTCACCCCAGAATTTGCTGAAGTTTTAAATAAAATGGTGCGCTATGATTTTCGAGAACGATATACTTCCGCAACAGAAGCTTTAAATGCGATTAAAAGCTTAAATCAAGCTCCAGTGGCTACAATTCCTGCCTTTCAATTTTGGCTTAAACCTTTAAAAATTCAACCTTCAAAGCCTAAATTTTATGCTATAATTTTAGCAATCTTAGGGGTAATGGGATTCGCAACTGTAACAGGGATTTATTTATGGTATTCTCTCAAATCTTATAATGCAACAGATCTCTATAATCAAGGAAACACTTTATATCAATTAAATCGGTATCCAGAAGCCTTAAAACGGTATGATCAAGCCCTGAATTTAAAACCCGATTATCGAGAAGCTTGGAAAGAAAAAGGTAAAATCCTATATCAATTAGAACAATATCCCCAAGCCCAAGAAGCTTATGATAAGGCGATTCAAGTTGACCCCAATTATCCAGAAGCTTGGATTGGTCGGGGAAAAGTTCTCAATGCATTACAAAACTATTCTGATGCTTTAACCAGTTTTGAACAAGCCCTTAAACAAAATCCAGACGCGATAGAAGCTTGGCTCGGAAAAGGAGACGTTTTACTGAATTTTAAACGGTATGAAGAAGCCATTCAATCTTATCAAGAAGTGATAGATCGAGTTCCTTCTTCCTTTGAAGCCTTCTATAAAACGGGAAGGGCTTATCATTATTTAGAAGATTATGAACAAGCGGTTAAGGCTTATAATCAAGCTGTTAAAATTAAACTTAATGATCCGAATGCCTGGTATCATTTGGGCAATGTTTTAATGCAATTGAAACGTTATGGCGACGCAACGGAATCCTATGATAAAGCCATTCGTTTTAATCCTAATTTTTATCAAGCTTGGTATAGTCGAGGGAATGGCTTAGGAAAGGAAGGGAAAGAAAAAGAAGCCGTTGAATCCTTTCGACAGGCGGTTAAAATTCAACCCACTTATTATCAAGCTTGGTATAGTTTGGGATGGTCATTGCATCAACTTAAACGTTATGAAGAAGCTTTAATGGCTTATGATAAAGCCTTGGAAATTCAAAAAAAGGATTATTTAGTGTGGTATAATCGAGGAAACGCTTTATATAATTTAGGTCGTTATCAAGATGCGATCGCTTCCTATGATGAAGCCATTTATCAACAAATGAATCATGCAGAATCTTGGTACAGTCGGGGGAATGCTTTCGTCAATTTAAAGCAATATCCAGAAGCGATTTCATCTTATGACAAAGCGTTACAATATCATCCTGATTATAAAGCAGCAATACAGGCGAAAGAGCAAGCTGAAAAACAAATTCAAGATGTTAATATTAATCTGAATTCAACTTTTGAGTAG
- a CDS encoding DUF5009 domain-containing protein, which translates to MQLANSPSTKTKRVDALDALRGLAVLAMVLSGVIPFNGTLPAWMYHAQFPPPTHQFNPKIAGLTWVDLVFPIFIFSLGTAIPIALSRRLSQGWTNLEISLGIIKRGFLLGTFAIVLQHFRPTVINPEPSSEKWQLALMGFGILFLMFVQLPRVIPKWINLAVNLMGWGAAIAILTQIQYPYNAKFPEFSLYRSDIILWVLTNIVVFTSFIWLFTRNHPQFRVGLMGVLFALILSKSAGGWMSNLLSISPIPWLYRFEYLKYLFIAIPGTIIGDKIVIYTQIEDGYMPKTWNRFRLGGIVILMLLMIFNLVIGLQSRLLPQTTGISVILLIISYFLLKNPSHPLEQLLNQMYQWGLYGLILGLAFEPYQGGIKKDPTTMSYFFITLAITIFLLMILTIFIDSFHQTLWFQLFIDTGKNPMIGYLAFANLLWPILELQGWTPKIEALTNTPILGFLRGLSYTLIIALFVSLCTRLKLFWKT; encoded by the coding sequence ATGCAATTAGCCAACTCTCCTTCTACAAAGACTAAACGAGTTGATGCGTTAGATGCGTTGCGAGGACTTGCAGTTTTAGCAATGGTATTATCCGGTGTAATTCCCTTTAATGGAACCTTACCTGCTTGGATGTATCACGCTCAATTTCCGCCACCAACTCATCAATTTAATCCAAAAATAGCGGGACTGACTTGGGTAGATTTAGTCTTTCCCATCTTTATTTTTTCATTAGGAACTGCTATTCCCATCGCCTTATCTCGGCGTTTATCTCAAGGATGGACAAATCTTGAAATCAGTTTAGGAATTATAAAACGGGGCTTTTTATTAGGAACTTTTGCTATTGTTTTACAACATTTTCGCCCAACCGTTATTAATCCTGAACCGAGTTCTGAAAAATGGCAACTCGCGTTAATGGGATTTGGAATCTTATTTTTAATGTTTGTTCAGTTACCTAGGGTTATTCCTAAATGGATTAATTTAGCGGTGAATTTAATGGGTTGGGGGGCTGCGATCGCTATTTTAACTCAAATTCAATATCCCTATAATGCCAAATTCCCTGAATTTTCTCTCTATCGAAGTGATATTATTTTATGGGTATTAACAAATATTGTTGTTTTTACCTCTTTTATTTGGTTATTTACCCGCAATCATCCCCAATTTAGAGTCGGGTTAATGGGGGTTTTATTCGCCTTGATTTTATCAAAATCAGCCGGAGGATGGATGAGCAATCTGTTATCTATTTCTCCTATTCCTTGGTTATATCGATTTGAATATTTAAAATATTTATTTATTGCTATCCCCGGAACTATAATTGGCGATAAAATCGTCATTTATACCCAAATTGAAGATGGATATATGCCGAAAACTTGGAACCGATTTCGCTTAGGGGGAATTGTGATTTTAATGTTACTAATGATTTTCAATTTAGTCATTGGTTTACAATCTCGTTTGCTCCCCCAAACCACCGGAATTAGTGTAATTTTATTAATTATTAGTTATTTCTTGCTCAAAAATCCTAGCCATCCCCTAGAACAGTTACTAAATCAAATGTATCAATGGGGACTGTATGGATTAATTTTAGGATTAGCTTTTGAACCTTATCAAGGAGGAATTAAAAAAGACCCTACAACAATGAGTTATTTTTTTATAACACTGGCGATCACTATTTTCCTGTTAATGATATTAACCATTTTCATCGATAGCTTTCACCAAACTCTCTGGTTTCAGTTATTCATCGATACGGGTAAAAATCCAATGATTGGTTATTTAGCCTTTGCCAACTTGTTATGGCCTATTTTAGAATTACAAGGCTGGACTCCTAAAATTGAAGCCTTAACAAATACCCCTATTCTGGGATTTTTAAGAGGATTATCTTATACTTTAATTATAGCATTATTTGTCAGTTTATGTACTCGATTAAAATTATTTTGGAAAACCTAA
- the pcrA gene encoding DNA helicase PcrA, translating into MTQTVDFLSHLNASQRQAVEHFCGPMLVVAGAGSGKTRALTYRIANLIRSYRVHPENILAVTFTNKAAREIKERVESIFAQQQAEIEFEKPLSALAPDEQTRLKSKVYRSITKHLWMGTFHSLCARILRYDINKYQDESGRKWDKNFSIFDEDDAQKLVKFIVLKEMNLDDKKFEPKKIRYSISNAKNLGLSPQQYAKENPDYYGRVVSEVYSAYQSQLAANNALDFDDLIRVTVDLLSQNEQVLAYWHQKFSHILVDEYQDTNRTQYNLIRLLVTNGENPRAFKNWQNRSIFVVGDVDQSIYSFRMADYKILLEFQQDFGDRLPDDDTRTMIKLEENYRSRENILQVANHLIQQNTERIDKILRPTRGEGQPIYCYKADDEIDEANFILSQIQGISQQNPELDYGAFAILYRTNAQSRALEDVLLRHNIPYTVVGGLRFYDRKEIKDSLSYLRVVANPADSVSLLRIINVPRRGIGKTTIDGLVNASQQLGIPLWEVITDEDSVNTIAGRSAKSVNQFAQIIKTWQERLEDHSALQILEGILEDAGYIQDLKKEGTDEAENRLENIKELSNAVSQFQEEYEDNTLSGFLASASLSSDLDNLQEGQKAVSLLTLHAAKGLEFPIVFLVGLEQGLFPNYRSLNDPLSIEEERRLCYVGITRAQEQLFLTHACQRRLWGYLEPCIPSMFLKELPEGLIHGYIPPSQPKAAKSKGTKKEAKSPTEVKQPAKNVNLESDVKQWKVGDKVFHRTFGIGEVTHVFSNKDKLSLAIKFGSLSPKILDPKTVPLQRFK; encoded by the coding sequence ATGACTCAAACTGTTGATTTCCTTAGTCATCTCAATGCGTCCCAACGTCAAGCGGTTGAGCATTTTTGTGGCCCAATGCTGGTGGTGGCGGGGGCGGGTTCGGGTAAAACACGGGCGTTAACCTATCGCATTGCTAATTTAATTCGCAGTTATCGGGTTCATCCTGAAAATATTTTAGCGGTGACATTTACTAATAAAGCCGCTAGGGAAATTAAAGAACGAGTTGAGTCCATTTTTGCTCAACAACAAGCAGAAATCGAATTTGAAAAACCCTTGTCGGCTTTAGCCCCTGATGAGCAAACTCGCCTTAAATCAAAGGTTTATCGCAGTATTACTAAGCATCTATGGATGGGAACGTTCCATAGTTTATGCGCTCGAATATTGAGATATGATATTAATAAATATCAAGATGAAAGTGGGCGAAAGTGGGATAAAAACTTTTCAATCTTTGATGAAGATGATGCTCAAAAACTGGTTAAATTTATCGTTCTCAAAGAAATGAATTTAGACGATAAAAAATTTGAGCCTAAAAAAATTAGATATTCTATTAGTAATGCCAAAAACTTAGGGTTATCCCCTCAACAATATGCCAAGGAAAACCCGGATTATTATGGAAGAGTGGTATCAGAGGTTTATAGTGCCTATCAATCTCAGTTAGCTGCCAATAATGCCTTAGATTTTGATGATTTAATTCGAGTGACCGTTGATTTACTCAGTCAAAATGAACAGGTTTTAGCCTATTGGCATCAAAAATTTAGTCATATTTTAGTCGATGAATATCAAGATACCAACCGTACCCAATATAATTTAATTCGATTATTAGTTACCAATGGCGAAAACCCCAGAGCGTTCAAAAATTGGCAAAATCGCTCGATTTTTGTCGTGGGAGATGTGGATCAATCGATTTATTCCTTTCGCATGGCAGACTATAAAATCTTGTTAGAATTTCAACAGGATTTTGGCGATCGCTTACCCGATGACGATACCCGTACTATGATTAAATTAGAGGAAAATTATCGCTCACGGGAAAATATTCTCCAAGTCGCTAACCATTTAATTCAACAAAATACAGAACGTATTGATAAAATTCTGCGTCCAACGCGAGGAGAAGGACAGCCGATTTATTGTTATAAGGCAGATGATGAAATCGATGAAGCTAATTTTATTTTATCACAAATTCAAGGAATTAGTCAACAAAATCCCGAATTAGATTATGGGGCATTTGCCATTTTATATCGAACCAACGCTCAATCTCGCGCCTTAGAAGATGTGTTATTAAGACATAATATTCCCTATACCGTTGTCGGAGGATTAAGATTTTATGACCGCAAAGAAATTAAAGATTCCTTATCCTATTTAAGAGTCGTTGCGAACCCCGCCGATAGTGTGAGTTTACTCAGAATTATTAATGTCCCCCGTCGAGGAATTGGGAAAACCACCATTGATGGGTTAGTTAATGCGTCTCAACAGTTAGGAATTCCCCTCTGGGAAGTGATTACTGATGAAGATTCAGTCAATACCATAGCCGGACGTTCAGCAAAATCCGTCAATCAATTTGCCCAAATTATTAAAACTTGGCAAGAACGCCTAGAAGACCATTCTGCATTGCAAATTTTAGAAGGAATATTAGAAGATGCAGGTTATATTCAAGACTTGAAAAAAGAAGGAACTGATGAGGCAGAAAACCGTTTAGAAAATATTAAAGAATTGAGTAATGCGGTGTCTCAATTTCAAGAAGAATATGAAGATAATACCTTAAGTGGATTTTTAGCCAGTGCGTCCTTATCTTCCGATTTAGATAATTTACAAGAAGGACAAAAAGCTGTTTCTTTATTAACCCTTCATGCGGCTAAAGGATTAGAATTTCCCATTGTGTTTTTAGTCGGTTTAGAACAGGGACTTTTCCCGAATTATCGCAGTTTAAATGATCCCTTATCCATTGAAGAAGAGCGACGTTTATGTTATGTTGGTATTACTCGCGCTCAAGAACAATTATTCTTAACCCATGCTTGTCAACGGCGGTTATGGGGATATTTAGAACCCTGTATCCCCTCAATGTTTTTGAAGGAATTACCCGAAGGATTAATTCATGGGTATATTCCTCCCTCTCAACCCAAAGCAGCTAAAAGTAAGGGAACTAAAAAAGAAGCCAAATCACCCACTGAGGTTAAACAACCTGCAAAAAATGTTAACTTAGAATCCGATGTAAAACAATGGAAAGTGGGGGATAAAGTGTTTCATCGTACCTTTGGAATTGGAGAAGTAACGCACGTTTTCTCTAATAAAGATAAATTGTCTTTAGCGATTAAATTTGGAAGTCTAAGTCCTAAAATTCTTGATCCGAAAACGGTTCCTTTACAACGCTTCAAATAA
- a CDS encoding SanA/YdcF family protein: protein MPKWFVLHWRFLCLLIALGTILTPFLLTVYIKTVTNNRRYFKVEQVPDEPVAIVFGAGVWADGTPTPMLADRVEGAVELYRLGRVHKILMTGDNGTPEYNEVVAMQQYAERLGVPSKDIKLDYAGFSTYESCYRAKVIFGVERAVLITQKYHLPRAVYTCNQLGIEAVGLGTPDWGKFKDDSMRFYTQREVLAVIKAILEIHIIRPKPTFLGPFEGMS, encoded by the coding sequence ATGCCTAAATGGTTTGTGTTGCACTGGCGTTTTCTATGTTTATTAATTGCTTTGGGAACAATATTAACCCCATTTCTTTTGACAGTTTATATTAAAACAGTTACGAATAATCGCCGATATTTCAAAGTTGAACAAGTCCCTGATGAACCTGTTGCAATTGTATTTGGGGCGGGAGTTTGGGCTGATGGAACCCCCACACCAATGTTAGCTGATCGGGTAGAAGGGGCGGTAGAATTATATCGTTTAGGGCGAGTTCATAAAATATTAATGACGGGAGATAATGGCACTCCTGAATATAATGAAGTGGTGGCTATGCAGCAATATGCAGAACGTTTAGGGGTTCCCAGTAAAGATATTAAATTAGATTATGCAGGATTTAGTACCTATGAAAGTTGTTATCGTGCTAAAGTTATTTTTGGGGTAGAAAGAGCGGTTTTAATTACCCAAAAATATCATCTTCCCCGTGCTGTTTACACCTGTAATCAATTGGGGATAGAAGCAGTGGGTCTAGGAACACCGGACTGGGGGAAATTCAAGGATGATTCCATGAGATTTTACACCCAACGGGAAGTTTTAGCCGTCATTAAAGCGATTCTCGAAATCCATATTATTCGTCCTAAACCGACTTTTTTAGGGCCGTTTGAAGGAATGTCTTAA
- a CDS encoding tetratricopeptide repeat protein yields the protein MSLSLEQQINYWTQYRPSHPDDVRGYIQRGMVYFKLAKIAESIQDFDHAEQLNPTVKPYLWQRGLSYYYSQQYQLGAEQFEIDLTVNSQDVEETVWRYLCIAQFQGVEAAKNTLLPVKNDPRPVLRSVYDLFAGNCTPEDLLKIGQNQGKRGNFYSHLYLGLYHEAEQNIEQAKTYINQAATEYKIDDYMWNLAVVHQNIKFGVEL from the coding sequence ATGTCTCTTTCCTTAGAACAACAAATTAACTACTGGACTCAATATCGACCTTCCCATCCTGATGATGTTAGAGGATATATCCAACGGGGAATGGTTTATTTTAAATTAGCAAAAATTGCTGAATCAATTCAAGACTTTGATCACGCTGAACAATTAAATCCGACCGTTAAACCTTATCTTTGGCAACGGGGGTTATCCTATTATTATTCTCAACAATATCAACTCGGTGCAGAACAATTTGAAATTGATTTAACCGTTAATTCCCAAGACGTTGAGGAAACGGTTTGGCGTTATTTATGTATTGCCCAATTTCAAGGAGTTGAAGCCGCTAAAAATACCCTGCTTCCGGTTAAAAATGATCCCCGTCCTGTCCTCAGAAGCGTTTATGATCTTTTTGCGGGAAATTGTACCCCGGAAGATTTATTAAAAATTGGGCAAAACCAAGGAAAACGCGGAAATTTTTATAGCCATCTTTATTTAGGATTATATCATGAAGCGGAACAAAATATAGAACAAGCTAAAACCTATATTAATCAAGCTGCAACTGAATATAAAATTGATGATTATATGTGGAATTTAGCCGTTGTTCATCAAAATATAAAATTTGGTGTTGAGCTTTAG
- a CDS encoding DUF1822 family protein: protein MGYATGGDSIILPIPQRNRRLAQRFSQHQPTLEKAEQVFNNTLAVLVVYDFLQLLGIETDLLKSDSWNSVVRLVANSADLLIPHLGKLECRAVKMGSQTCPIPMEVGSDRIGYVVVELDEQFKAGKLLGFIEQVKGTEIPLCQLQPLDALLDLINLSLRRF, encoded by the coding sequence ATGGGATATGCCACTGGAGGAGATTCTATTATCTTACCAATTCCCCAAAGAAACCGACGCCTAGCTCAACGCTTTTCTCAACATCAACCTACCCTCGAAAAAGCCGAACAAGTCTTTAACAATACCCTTGCAGTTTTAGTGGTTTATGATTTTTTACAACTGTTAGGAATCGAAACAGATTTACTTAAGAGTGATAGTTGGAATTCCGTTGTGAGATTAGTGGCAAATAGTGCCGATTTATTGATTCCTCATTTAGGAAAATTAGAATGCCGTGCGGTTAAAATGGGATCTCAAACTTGTCCTATTCCGATGGAAGTTGGGTCAGATCGAATTGGCTATGTTGTTGTCGAATTAGATGAACAGTTTAAAGCAGGAAAACTCTTAGGATTTATTGAACAAGTTAAGGGAACAGAAATCCCCCTGTGTCAATTACAACCCCTGGATGCTTTACTCGATTTGATTAATTTAAGCCTGAGAAGATTCTAA
- a CDS encoding pentapeptide repeat-containing protein has protein sequence MMNLKVLALSVILSTLGFAPVAQAENESDLQRLRTTNRCPECDLRGANLQQFDLRGADLFKAQLQGANLRGVDLRSANLNQANLYKADLTQANLAAANLFDANLRNTILERADLREADLSQADLAQVNLIKANLRDASLVSTNLSESYLNQANLENADLRQAFLFNSDLEAANLTRANLLGADLRRANLDRAALESANLTATILADTNIDRAELSQTILKGTVLQGTDLAPVVCVVSNVVNCVISPASKQAEDLFFQPEIENPR, from the coding sequence ATGATGAACCTTAAAGTCTTAGCATTGTCTGTTATTCTATCTACACTAGGATTTGCCCCCGTTGCTCAAGCAGAAAATGAATCCGATTTACAACGATTAAGAACGACAAATCGTTGTCCTGAATGTGATTTAAGAGGAGCTAATTTGCAACAGTTTGATTTGCGAGGGGCAGATTTATTTAAAGCGCAATTACAAGGTGCTAATTTAAGAGGAGTTGATTTACGCAGTGCGAATTTGAATCAAGCTAATTTATATAAAGCTGATTTAACTCAAGCTAATTTAGCAGCGGCTAATTTATTTGATGCGAATTTAAGGAATACTATCTTAGAACGGGCTGATTTAAGAGAAGCGGATTTATCCCAAGCGGATTTAGCTCAAGTCAATTTGATTAAAGCTAATTTAAGAGATGCCAGTTTAGTTAGTACAAATCTGAGTGAATCCTATCTTAACCAAGCCAATTTAGAAAATGCTGATTTGCGTCAAGCCTTTTTATTTAATAGTGATTTAGAAGCAGCAAATCTCACCCGTGCTAATCTTTTAGGAGCAGATTTACGCAGAGCAAATCTGGATCGGGCTGCTTTAGAAAGTGCTAACTTAACGGCTACAATTCTAGCAGATACTAACATTGATCGGGCAGAATTATCTCAAACTATATTAAAAGGAACGGTTTTACAAGGAACGGATTTAGCCCCTGTTGTTTGTGTGGTTAGTAATGTTGTTAATTGTGTGATTTCTCCCGCTTCAAAACAAGCTGAAGATTTATTCTTTCAACCGGAAATAGAAAACCCCCGTTAG